The DNA window TTGAGAAATTAGTTCGGTTAAAAAGAGGGTTTAAATCAGGGTTAGTTTTACTATTTATTGGTGGACTAATGCTGTCGGTATTATTAGGAAATGGAATGGGACTTGTATGGCATGGACATGACTTAACATGGAGCGAGCCTATTGCATCCGGATTTGCGTTTATTTTAGCCTGGATTGGTGAAACTGCTTCCATTGTAGTATTCTACATTGCTTGGTGGATTCATTTACTTTTCTTATTAACATTCTTAGTGTATGTACCACAATCAAAGCATGCTCACTTAATTGCTGGACCAGTTAACGTTTTCTTTGGACGTTTATCAAACCCTGGTAAGCTTGATGCAATTAATTTCGAAGATGAAACACAAGAAACGTTTGGTGTTGGTAAAATTGAAGATTTTAAACAAACACAATTAATCGATTTATATGCCTGTGTTGAGTGTGGACGCTGTACAAACATGTGTCCAGCAACTGGTACAGGAAAAATGCTTTCACCGATGGATTTAATTGTTAAATTACGTGATCATTTAACAGAAAAAGGTGCAGTTGTGACATCGAGAGCTCCTTGGGTACCTACAGTTGCATTTTCAAATACAAAAGGTAACCAATTGGCACTTGCTTCTGCTGGAAAAGGTGCAGAAGAATCAGCTGCAACACTTGAAATGGCATATAATCCAAGCTTAATTGGTGATGTTATCACAGAAGAAGAGATTTGGGCATGTACGACCTGTCGTAACTGTGAAGATCAATGTCCAGTTATGAATGAGCATGTTGATAAAATTATCGACCTACGTCGTTACTTAGTTTTAACTGAAGGTAAAATGGATGCAGATGCTCAACGTGCAATGACAAACATTGAGCGCCAAGGAAATCCATGGGGACTTAACCGTAAGGAAAAGGAAAACTGGCGTGAAGCTCGCGAAGATGTAGTTGTTCCAACTGTTAAAGAGCTAAAAAAAGCTGGTGAAGAGTTTGAGTATTTATTCTGGGTTGGGTCAATGGGTGCATTCGATAACCGAAGCCAAAAGATTGCATTATCATTTGCGAAGTTATTAAACGAAGCGGGTGTGAAGTTTGCGATCTTAGGAAATAAAGAGAAAAACTCAGGAGATACACCTCGTCGTTTAGGTAACGAGTTCTTATTCCAAGAGCTTGCTACAGGAAACATCGATGAGTTTGAGAAAAATGAAGTGAAGAAGATTGTAACGATTGATCCACATGCTTACAACATCTTTAAAAATGAGTATCCTGATTTCGGCTTAAAAGCTGAAGTGTACCATCACACTGAGGTATTAGCTCAGTTAGTGAAGGAAGGAAAACTTATTCCTAAATATGAAGTAAAAGAAACAATTACTTACCACGATTCTTGTTATTTAGGTAGATACAATGAAGTGTATGAACAACCACGTGATATTTTAAGAGCAATCCCAGGTGTAACGTTAATTGAGATGGAGCGTAATCGCGAGTCAGGAATGTGCTGTGGAGCTGGTGGAGGGCTCATGTGGATGGAAGAAGACACAGGAAGTCGTATCAATGTGGCAAGAACTGAACAGGCACTTGCGATTCAACCAAGTGTTATCAGCTCAGGCTGTCCTTACTGCTTAACGATGTTAAGTGATGGAACGAAGGCGAAGGAAGTTGAAGAAGAAGTTGGCACATTTGATATTGCTGAACTACTTGAAAAATCTGTAGTTGGTGAAACAAAAGAACTTGCTTCATAATTTTCGAGAAGATTTTATATTCATAATTACAATTTCAATTTAAATATTCCAAATTTTACTGTAAAATAGAAATATAGATTAGTAGAACTTGCGACTAAGAGGTGTACGAACTTTATTATGTAGAGATTGTACACCTCTCTTATTAGGTGAAATCGAGCGAGCGTTCAGTCGCATTTGTTGAAAGCGATTACTTTTTAAAAGGGAGGCTTTTTAATGGGGAAAACAGTGATTGTAAGTGGTGTACGAACTCCGTTTGGAAAATTAGGTGGTGCTCTTAGCGCGCTTTCTGCTTCTGACCTAGGCGGAATTGCGGTAAAAGAGGCTCTTAACCGTGCAGGAGTTGACCCAGCTAATGTAGGTGAAGTAATTCTAGGTACTGTTTTACAAGGCGGACAAGGACAAATTCCTTCTCGTCAG is part of the Cytobacillus luteolus genome and encodes:
- a CDS encoding heterodisulfide reductase-related iron-sulfur binding cluster, whose amino-acid sequence is MSTTLLVINFIAFLAVTAYAVYLFAYLIKTRTEYIKLGKKIEFDRKFKERFDKIWVNVFGQKKLLKDKKSGIIHVMFFYGFILVQFGAIDFIIKGLVPGAHLPLGPLYPAFTFFQEIVTFMILVAVVWAFHRRYVEKLVRLKRGFKSGLVLLFIGGLMLSVLLGNGMGLVWHGHDLTWSEPIASGFAFILAWIGETASIVVFYIAWWIHLLFLLTFLVYVPQSKHAHLIAGPVNVFFGRLSNPGKLDAINFEDETQETFGVGKIEDFKQTQLIDLYACVECGRCTNMCPATGTGKMLSPMDLIVKLRDHLTEKGAVVTSRAPWVPTVAFSNTKGNQLALASAGKGAEESAATLEMAYNPSLIGDVITEEEIWACTTCRNCEDQCPVMNEHVDKIIDLRRYLVLTEGKMDADAQRAMTNIERQGNPWGLNRKEKENWREAREDVVVPTVKELKKAGEEFEYLFWVGSMGAFDNRSQKIALSFAKLLNEAGVKFAILGNKEKNSGDTPRRLGNEFLFQELATGNIDEFEKNEVKKIVTIDPHAYNIFKNEYPDFGLKAEVYHHTEVLAQLVKEGKLIPKYEVKETITYHDSCYLGRYNEVYEQPRDILRAIPGVTLIEMERNRESGMCCGAGGGLMWMEEDTGSRINVARTEQALAIQPSVISSGCPYCLTMLSDGTKAKEVEEEVGTFDIAELLEKSVVGETKELAS